From the uncultured Methanomethylovorans sp. genome, the window TTTATCAAAGAAAATATGTGCTCAGCGACGTGATACCCTTAGAACATGGATCTCTTCTTTCAGTATTTCCATATTCGATTTGTAAATGAACAGTGTTAGGAATAAGGTGAGGAATGCTAAGAAGTTAACCAGCAGTGTAAGTTGGAGGTTAGAACCTTCTAGTCCTCCTCCTGTGCTGCCGTACATTGCCTCTCCAAACATTAAGGGATGCGCAGAGCGCCAGAGGCGTATAGAGAAAAAGCTTAGGGGTACAGAGACAAAACCTACTATTCCAAATACTGATGACAGTCTTGCTCTGGACTCTGGATCCTCTATGGCCTGGCGCAGCAGCAGATACGTGACATAAACAAGGAACAATGCAAGGGATGTGGTAAGCCGAGGTTCCCATATCCAATACCAACCCCAGGTAGCCCTAG encodes:
- a CDS encoding cytochrome c biogenesis protein, with amino-acid sequence MENKKLKILAFVTTALVLLSMYMVFFSLPVMRSGLGEVLDSSFKIFYFHMPIAITAYFAFFIVFAASVMQLKSHDVKWDIYARSAAEIGVIFALLVLITGSIWARATWGWYWIWEPRLTTSLALFLVYVTYLLLRQAIEDPESRARLSSVFGIVGFVSVPLSFFSIRLWRSAHPLMFGEAMYGSTGGGLEGSNLQLTLLVNFLAFLTLFLTLFIYKSNMEILKEEIHVLRVSRR